In Papaver somniferum cultivar HN1 chromosome 9, ASM357369v1, whole genome shotgun sequence, the genomic stretch GACTTTGAGAAGATCGAAAAGCCAAAGATTCAAGAAGAAATGTTCTTGGATCCAAATACAGTTGTTCCTTCTCTTGAACAACGTGATGATAATGTTGATGGTAATGGTAATGAAGAACAAGAACACAATCATGAAGATGAAGCTCATGAAGATGTTCCAGTGGGTGATGTTGAGCAAGaagtgcaacaacaacaacaaccagaagCTGAGTTGAGAAGATCCAGCAGGACCAGATTACCTTCAACGAAGTATACACCACATGAGTATGTGATGCTCACAGATGCAGGTGAACCACAGTCTTATGAAGAAGCTCTTAGTGTTCCTGAAAGCCAAAAGTGGTTAAAATCCATTAAAGAAGATGTGAGCTCTTTAGATGAGAATGACGCTTTTGAGTTGGTTGACAAGCCAAAGAACCAGAAGATTATGAAGAACAAGTGGGTATACAGAATCAAGACTGAAGATGTTTTGATATGATGACAAAGTCGCTACAAAAGTACAAGCATGTGCATTTTTGCAGCAGGGCAGGTTTGGTAGTGATGGGTACCTCGCCATAAGTCGTGAGGGGGAGATTGTTGGGATACGATCACTCCTTATGGTGGCCTACAATGGATGTATCCCCTTAGCCAATTAAGGGAGCCAACTAACAAGTGCCTTGTTAGGTTATAAACAAAGCATCAGGAGATGTTTTGTCTCCACGAGCTTATCTTTCTCAAATTGTGAGAAAAGAAAGGAGGTAGAGAGAGAGTGAGCTAGAGAGGAATGTGAAGCCACCATTTTTGGTGAGATTTGAAGTTaatctttgaagaagaagaaagggttctTAGCGAAGGATCTATTGGTTAGTGTGGTGAAGATTGATTGATCAATTGCCACATCTCTTCAAAAGAgggaaatctagggtttgttcAAATCCTAGTAGTAAGTATCTCTTACTCTTGTTATTCTCAATTGATAGTGAATCTTACCTATTTAGGTGAATGAATTGTTGATCCGCCTTGTGGTGAGTGTAATTAGACAAATTGGTTATCCAAGTGCTATATGCACCTTGAAGTTGTTGTTATCCCCAAATTGGAAGAATTGTGTGTAACCCATTATTGATTATAGTGGAAGATTTGCCCGTGATTTTTTTCCCTTCACCTTGGAGGAGTTTTCCACGTAATTCTCGGTGTTGTGTGTTTGCTTCTCATATCGTGGTAGTTGTGTTATTTCCGCATTGTGTTTCATTACTTGTGTGGTTTTCGTATTGAACGTAGCGGTTCGGATTTTGCAAGTCTCCCCCACCAAAACGAACGTATTCCTTCCGTTTTTCCCATGATTTGGGAGCCGAAGCAATTCCAAATACCACATGATTTATTGTTGTTTCGGAAGAAATGTCCGCATAGTCTGATTTTGTTAACCGTATGTTATTGAATATTGGTGCTTGAGTTACTAGTACTGATACAAAAAGATATACTAAACTAAGAAAGGATGAGGCTAAAAAGATGATTTTCAAGGGAGCTAGAGTTTGGGTTTTGGAACTACTGATTAACTGACAAACAACCATTTTCAACTTCGTTACTTACCCTGGTTCTGCCGGCGGGATGACTGTTTCCGGGCAGAATGAATACGTTCAGCAGGTACATTGGAGTTGTGGAAACCAGAACAAATTAGAGGATGTGTATTTCTGAAGGGACTGGAATAAATTTTTAAGAGGCAGCTGCAAAGATTTCTTCAATGTGTATTTTTTAAGGGACAAGATCCTTCAATTGGGGTAGTCTTTTTTTGGGAGAAGAAATCTCAAACTGACACAATTTCTTATTGGGGCATTAGTCGAGATTTCAAAAAAAATGTACTAGTTTGCTTGCTGTCTTCATTTGAAATAGTTTATTACAGCACAAATTACTAGTTTGCTTGCTGTCTTCATTTGACCTAGTGCTGCAATTGCTACTGGCCCGTGCGCCAACGTTGCCATCCCTGGGTTTCAAACTAGCTGAGTTTGAAAAATGCACCCATCCTAGCACTGGGTGCTAGAGTGCAACATGGCCTGTTCTGACTTTGTCATACAATATGCGAAAATTTGCTCTACTCGGCTAAGAACAATGCTGGATATGAGACTGCAATAGAAAAATTATACAATATAGTTGGAATTTAGTGGTTGTTCGCAGCTGGTTCAGGGGATTCCATCCATAAACCATTCATTAGATCTAGGGAATAAGAGGCTCAGTGAGGACTGGTAATCAATACGTTGTCCGTAACTTATAATTATATTATTAACACAAGGACTGGATTTACATTGGTTATATGCTGGTTCTGCAATCTCAACATTTATTGCAATTTACAAGAACTCAAATAACCATACTACTTAAAGCGCACAGCTCAAAGGAGAAATGAGATCTGAACTGATCGTGTTTATTGTTTCCTAATAAGCCGGATGTTTAATGACATCTGTAAAGCAAAATGTGGAATTGAATTTCCTGCAATGCTAATTTTTTCTCTGCTAACCTTGGAAGTTAAATTCTCCGCGACTTCTTTTATGGGTGCATGTAAGCTAGTTCCTCTTCTGCGCATTCCCTAATAGCAATATCCAGAACTTTATCATCTGGTGAGGGTAAAACCTCGCAGCATTGCCGCCTCCGCGCTTGCATCTGGAACAGTGCGCAAAGAATGTTTAATATGGATTACAAAGAAGAACGCCAAGAAAATAATAGAGGAACAATATCACAGGCTATAGTAAATGCGTACCTGTTTAATATTAAGATCTAGCTCATGTGAGTGCACTCTGATTTCTTCCAATTTCTTtgttaaatccttcttttccacACAGTCATCAAAACCATTGCTCTTGTAAGTACTCGTAACGCCAAGATCATCTGTAACGGAAGTAGTTGACGACAGACTATCTAAAAAGAAAATGGTGGGTCTTTTGCAAGGATCACTATTCACTTCTCGAGTATTAAACATGTACAAATTTGAATACGGAATTTCCCTTTTCCTCCATAGCTTGAACGTTTTTCGAACTTGGAGAAGATCACGAACTAGTACATTACTCTCAAAAACCTGGACAGCATGACCCCAAGAGATAGAAATTGTTCTTGAAAACTTTTTATCGTAGCATATACTTTGTTGCACAATTCTGTGGGGATCAAATGTTGAAGCTTTCAGTAGATGTTCAACAGCTTGATGTCTTGTTTTCTTAGGAAATATTGGGTCAGCATTATCCAAGTGATGAAGAGATATCAAAGGCGCTAGCGGATGTGAGGCCAGTAAACCAAATAAATCGCCTCGAAGATCAATCTAGTAAAAGAGTTGCAAATTAGGCTGTCAGTTTCATTTTTTcaggcaaaaatgaaaaaaatctgaaagtatcactttttctgaaacggaggaaGCAGCATACATATCGTTTTTCAGTTAAACTAAAGAAGCTTTAGATAAAATACTAGTAAGTGTAAATACCTGATGAAATCCAACTTCATGAGTCAAAGCAACACCGAGCTCGCCTAAGCACGAATAAATCCTAGCATCACTTCCATAAAGATGAGGATACCGGTGCAGACATGAATCCAAAACCTTGGCTAGAACTTTTGCAAGCGAATAACTTACAGCAAAACCACCTCCACCATACCCCATTTCAAATGAAGACAGGTCATTGTCATTTTGAATGAACGTCTCCGAGATAGACCCAATATAATACCATAGATTGTGATCATACTTGGAAAGTGTCTTCGCCAAATTTTCTGCAAAGAAGACAGTATCATCATCTCCAAAAACAAACCACCTCACATCTGAATGATTTAAATTAACAGTTTCCAGCAAAACTCGCGCTACACGTATGGCTGAACGATCACCACCTCTAAAACTGTAAGGAAAACGCGAAGTGTCCTCTGAAACACAAAtaggaggaagagaagaattaGCTTCGTTTTGCAGCAGCATTTTATCAACAAAGACACATCCTCTCATTTCTTCCGGCTTCCACCACAACCGAATGTACTCCTTTCGTTTCTCCCATGATCTGAAGCTTGAGGCAATACCGAAAACAACATGCTTTATTGACGTATCAGAAGAACTGTCGACGTAATTTGATTTTGTTAACCATATGTAATTCAAAGCTGTTGAATGAATTATTGATACCGATACCATAAAATAGATTAAACTGAGCAAGGATGAGAAAAAGATGGTGAATTTGAAGGGAGATATATTTCGAGTTTTCGAACTCATGATTAACCAAGTACAGAACATTCTAAATCTTGTTTTTAAGAATCTGGTAAATGTAATGATTTCCCTACTATCAGGATAGCGTAGTTTACAAAAAGTCTTACTTAGACTTGGATAAAGGTACCTTTCTTTGTAGCACAAGCTAAGTGCTACTTTAACCAATATTTCACTTTTTTTCTACTTCACTAAAGGTGCGGCCTTATTATGGGATCTGTCAGGCATGCTACTCCAGTTAACTAAAAGTCAAGGCGCACTGCAACCTGAGCTTCTGGTAGTGCTATATGAACACCAGTTGCCTGACCTCAACTAGGCACCACTGACATGGCGTCAGAAGCTAAGGAAAAATATCTCCGAGCCCAAGCCCAACTGCATATATGTACGAGGCTCAAGATACAATTCCAAGGGGCAAATAAGGCACCTACCAAACTCAGCTGCGGCTATCTATAGAACATCTTTTGTTTCTCACACGTCTcatcaaacaaaaagaaaagaatcaGTTCCTGCTTTTCTTttcattaaaggaaaaaaaaaacttttgcatTCGAATATGATTGAAGATGATTTTTCAGCTGATGGTGGAATATGTCTTCCATGTTTTGCTGGtcttaagaagaaaaagaagaagccaCTTGAGCTAGATTTCGTGAGCGCTGATGCTCTGCATGATCAAGTCAAAAAGAACGAGGGGGAAACTATGTTAGAGATTGCTTGTCGCATGTTCGAAATTCCCCTTATATACCTCAAGTTCAAGTTCTACGTAAAGGCTTCAGAAAGACTGTCTTTGCAAATTTCATGACTATCTGCACATGGATGCAATGGGAGCCAGAGCATCTTATGAATTTCTTACTTGCTGAAATGGGAACAAGTGGATCTTTGGACGGACAAAGGAGGCTGGTTGTTAAAGGAAGGTTTACTCCTGAGGATTTTCAAAGGATTCTACAAAGGTATTTCAAGCGATAGTCTGGACCATTAATTTCGAAATTTAGTCAAAGACTGTCAGGCATATGTAAAATAGGTAGGGGATGATTCAATTGTATCTATCTTGTGCATCGTTATAAATTGGTGCGTGGTGTAGTGCACCCTGAATTTATCGATTAGATGATGTACTCTTATAAATGAACGAGTTTTGAATGtattgaattttatttttttctaatcacaaaataaaaaataatcttgTTCACCTGACAACAAGCACCCAAAATGCAGCTTTACTAAAGTAAGTTAATGCAGAACAATTGCATAATGCAAAAGTTCGCAGAACTTAGGGCACATCCTCACCCTGTACTGAGTGCAAGATAATATTATGCAAGTATACAATGCATAATTACAGACTGCACATGTAACGAATAACAGACTGCTCATatgcaagaagaaaatatggcatACATCTTAAACCAAGAACAACAAACCCTGACCTCATGATCCACGAATCTAGCATATTATCTGAACTGCCATAACCATTACAGGCCATGTAAAGTTTTGCACCCAGACAACGCGGCTTGCTAAATATACGAAAAACAGACTGAGACGAGTTACAGGATAGTATAAAACTGGCACCTGCAGACAGTGAGGCAAAATCAAAACGCTATTCCCTAATGAAGGAGTGGAGTTGATATGGACAAATTAAGGGGAGAATGAAAAATGAACACACCCTACATCAACTGAACTTCCAGGGAACCTTGCACTGAAATAACTTATTAAGGTTTCTAAGTTCATCCGAGACGCAACAAACGAGATGGGCATCTCCATTAAAGGGTGTTGAGAAAAGGTAGCTCTGAAGGACTTCACGCCAGCTAGGATCCAGACCAAATGGGTACGGATCTCTGCAATTGATAAATCCAATGGTATGTGCCTGGCCCTCACTGATAAAAACCATGAGATGTACACAAAATAAAGTTAATCTTAGTACAACATAATCATAGATAACTGTAGTTAGATTTGATATCATAAAGAGAATGGTTGTACCAGCTAAAATCTCATATATAGTTGAAGCACACAAGTGAGAGGAAAAAAGTCGTTTTATTATTTAACTGTGTGGTTTCAGTGGAAACGAAGTTTTGACTTTTTAGATTGTGCAATGAGAAAGCATGACTATCTACAATTTCCCTGCACTTACCACAGCATATTTACCCTAATGTATGAAATGGAACAGAGAAGAATACGTTGTAGTTTAAACTGCAATAGATAGAAAACGGACAATAGAAGGATCACATAGCGCCCACCAATCTCTCTAAGAAGCTGAGGAATTTCTTaccctaaaagaaaataaaatgtgaATAACAATGTATTGCAAATCACACAGGTTCTAAGTTTTCTGACTACTATAGATGCTACAAAGCCCACAATTTCCTACTGTGATTTTTAAGTAGAGATACCTGGGATGTAAGATTGCGCTCTTGAGCTCTAAGAATTAATGCACCAACCAACAAGCATAAGCCATGACGCCAGTCCCCCAACATGACAGCAAAAAGAAATGGGGAAGTATAAACTGCAGGATTTGCTTCCACCTTCCTGGCATATAAAAAAAAGATGGTTGTATAAGAATTCAAAAAACTTATGATCCCAAAATTGCAATGTACATGTGTAAAAAGAGACAATTGCATCTTCAAtcaatcagcaaaaaaaaaaagaaaaaaaagtcaacCAGTGAGTTTAACATGTACATCAAATCCCTAAAAGAGTAAAACTCCATTTTAGAGCTAGAATAATTTTGCCCTAAACGATAACTAGGTGGTAATAAATCTTGTTTTATACCCAATAGCATCAACAGTTTCCATAGGTAGGACGGGATTTAACTGTATCCATCATGTGAAATATTATTCCCATTACTGTTTTGCTATCAATCGTTGCATGGTGCCATGCACCCTGAATCTATCAATTATATAAATCTTAGCTAGTGAATGAACTTTGAATTAAATAGTGAACAAAATGAAAAATCTGGGTCAGCTGGCAACAAGCATCCAAAATGTAGCTTCATTAATGCAAAAATTCACATAATCTAGGGCAAATATCCAAAATGCATAATTACAGCCTCCATCAAGGGCAAAGTTCATGTACGCAAGAAGCTACATAATTCTAAAAGAAGAAAACTTAATGACATCTTAAACCAAGAACAACGGGCCCTCACCTCAGGATCCCTGCATAGAATGTGATTTGCCATATCCATTGTAAACCATGTAAAGTTTCGCAATGAGACTACATGCCTTGCTGAATATAACAAACGCGAAACAGACTGAGACAAATTACAGAAGATGCCTACACAGTTTCGAACTCCAGGAACCTGCAAACCTGTTGGTGAACCTAAAAAGGCAAAGCCGTATTCTGTATGTCGTTTGCATTCTGAAAACAAGACTTCAACTAACAGACGATCTAAAAGGCTCGGTTGGGACTGAAACAATATACTATCAAAAATAAGTCTAGATATAAGCCGAACAATAGTAATAGACAGATTAGATGTGGTTTACTGAAAACAGCAAGTGGTCGTCTTACTATTTTCAGATTTTGGTTCTGTTCTGAATCATATACTTCCCCATTGTACATAACCTAATAAGAAAGTGTTTTCTAGGGTTTCCGCTGCTGAGGGAAATCATAAAGTTTATCTAAATCACACCTGGACACCACCTTACTCCCTTACTTTTAGTTTACGTGATGGAACCTATTTTGTACCTTTGTTTTAGTATCATAACTAAAGTTATGTGCAAGATTCAGAAAACCTTACTTGTAAAACATGGAGACTCATTAAATGTGCACTAGATATTTAAGAAAATATGTAAAGAATCAGGTGAAAGAATAGTAAAACAAAAAAGAGACAAGTAAATCACCTTTCGGCTTCATTTTAGTAAAAGGAAAATATGTACAAGAAGAAACAACTTTTGTGTATTTACAACCATTGTGACTGTCAAAATGCCATAACCCAACTGGTTTTGGTTACACAAGAGGCAAACCTATTTCCGTACCCAAGTTCGTTTGAACTACTGACTTCCAGGCTTGATTTCCAACTAATAACACCAAAATTGGCAACAAATCCCTTGTTTTCTTTGCTGCaatcaacaaaaaaacaaaatcaatattAGCAATATAAGATTATAGCTTTATAAGATTCATGGAGCAAGATAAAAGCTTTACAAGATAGCCTTGTGATGGAACACTACTTACTTTATGCTCCACAGTATGGCaaaaaatcttcatcatcattcaAAAACTCAAAGTTCGGTAACGAATCATCAATTCCGAAAGGGGATAAATGATCCAAGTCCCAAGGTGGGAAGAGATCATCCGCAAAGTGACTGTCAACAGGTTTATCGTGTTGATTGTTTAATGTGTCCTCCACAAAATGGTGCATTTCTCCAGCACTCTGCATCGTGTTTCCAGGTAAGGAAGTATCATGTATGCCCGTATCCCCTGGTGTCATTTGCAGATTATGCATTGGAATTGTCCGAGGAAACTCATATCCTCCTGAtgggttgtgagatgaagtataaGGAGCTCCAGGTTGCAACAATGCATTTTGTATAGCTGGATAAAGCATGGGTCTTCCACCAACATACATGCTTTGTGTGGCTGCCACATTAGGAAGAGGTGGAAATTCAGGTGCAGCAAAATGTGAATGACCTTCTAAATTCTTTTCTGGAGGAAATAATACAAGGTTTGGACCATTTTCATGCTGAGGAACATTTGTCTGATACATATGAATTGGCGCCTCTGTATAGTTCATATCAATGGATGTGTTCATCGGTGCTCCATGTTGAGGATCATTGGTCGATGGTACTTCCTCCTGAATAATCGGGACCGTCTTTGCACGacgtttttttttcttagaaGGTTCTTTTACTGGTTCTTTGCTTTGCTCATGTTGGTTGGTGTTAGTATTACTAACATGAATATCTGCATGAAACTCTACATCGGCTGGTTGTTGTCTTCTCTCATCTCTGGAAGAAACAGAACCCATACCCTCATCAACACCATCAACATCATAATCACTATCACTACCAGCTGGTGCTTCCCTTATTCGACGACGTCCATTTGGAGGCACCTCAATGACACCAGATGCTTCATTATCACTGCTAGGTTGTTCAATTAAGGCTTCCTCTCGGCTCAACACTCCCAACCAAATAAAACTCTCTTTTGCAGTCATCTTATCCTGCAAGCACTTAGATTGACGAACATGTCTCTTGATCTTAGAAATATCGGGTGACATGTGTTTGATAACCGCAGTCAAAACTCCGACTTTCCACGCCTTCTTAAGATCATGAGGCTTCTTATATGGGGGAGCCTGACCCTCTGGTAACCGCAATTTATTCCACCAATCTTCATTCCCCGAAGGCCACCAAGGGGGCGGTACCCCCTTTTCTAAAGGGTACTTCCTCTGCGGTGGATCACAATGTTGCATCAAAGACGAAAGCAATGACCCTAAAGTCGCATCCTGTAAATCCTGAAGACTACTCTGACCATTCCCATTGCGCTTATTTTCAGCTTCCCCTTTCGCAAAACACTCTTCCTCATACTTCGCAATAGCTGCCGGTCCATTCTTATCAAACTTAACTTTCTCTTTCCACCAAGCTCGTAAATTATCCGAAGAACCACTCACAGGCTTACCCTTTTCAGGTATAATCCCATACACAAAACCTCTAGCTTTGCATACCTCCATCAATTTCAACATATACTTAAGTATCCCATCTTGCGCTCTAGACATTTTCTTTCTTCGcgcttgatcagacgtctgcttgtGTTTCTGCTTCTCCGCAGCTTGCAAAGCTGCGATTTTCGCACGCTCTTTAATCCTCCTTAATTTAACACGATCCTTCCACATTCGTCTCTCCAACTCTTCCGGTTCAATTTCTTCATCACTTACATCTTTCTCAGCTATATTGTTCTTTTCCCCCCTCACATCATCTCCTTCAAGATCCGAACTaccacaaaaaattaaaaaattaaaaaaaaaatcaactcaaCCTATCATTTAAAATTCACCAGTTCTAAATCAATTCTCAGACAGACAGACACAGATTCTAATGACTGAAGAAGTACTAGGTTTCACATGCATCCTATGTTTTTTTTTACTTACAATTCAAGAACTTAATCAGAATCTAGTACATACGAGGATGATCATTTTATGAACAATCAAATCACAAAAAAGGAAAGAGTAGAGGAGAAAATTCATACAGAGGATCAATTTCGGCGAGCTCCGTCATGATTGTTTGATTTGATAGTGATATTCCTTTGATCTGAGCAGACAGAATCTGTTAGTGTTAAAACTGAACCCTAAACCGAAAATAGGTTTgggttttttgtttttctgtttttgttcTTGCGATTTTCGTCTGCTGTCTTTTTCTGAGTGCTCGTGAATGTTGATAACATCCACGCTATTGTGGTTGTTGAATCTTGTGCAACTTAGGTCACAGACGTTTAATTTCCTTGAGATACGTGTGTGAGATATACTGAATTTAGACCTAAATGCTGAAATCTTGTCTAAGTTCGTTGTATTGGAGGTTGTCTACCTTAAGGTGGATACCAACTAAatatatgttttcttttctttttttgccgCATAGAAGAGTCTAATGTTCATTTTCTATTGTTAACTTTTTATGCAATACACGTACAAGAGTCCGAAAGGCTGAGGCAACTAGGACTGCACACggttcggttcggtgcgg encodes the following:
- the LOC113309286 gene encoding uncharacterized protein LOC113309286; translated protein: MFCTWLIMSSKTRNISPFKFTIFFSSLLSLIYFMVSVSIIHSTALNYIWLTKSNYVDSSSDTSIKHVVFGIASSFRSWEKRKEYIRLWWKPEEMRGCVFVDKMLLQNEANSSLPPICVSEDTSRFPYSFRGGDRSAIRVARVLLETVNLNHSDVRWFVFGDDDTVFFAENLAKTLSKYDHNLWYYIGSISETFIQNDNDLSSFEMGYGGGGFAVSYSLAKVLAKVLDSCLHRYPHLYGSDARIYSCLGELGVALTHEVGFHQIDLRGDLFGLLASHPLAPLISLHHLDNADPIFPKKTRHQAVEHLLKASTFDPHRIVQQSICYDKKFSRTISISWGHAVQVFESNVLVRDLLQVRKTFKLWRKREIPYSNLYMFNTREVNSDPCKRPTIFFLDSLSSTTSVTDDLGVTSTYKSNGFDDCVEKKDLTKKLEEIRVHSHELDLNIKQMQARRRQCCEVLPSPDDKVLDIAIRECAEEELAYMHP
- the LOC113310119 gene encoding ETHYLENE INSENSITIVE 3-like 3 protein translates to MTELAEIDPLSDLEGDDVRGEKNNIAEKDVSDEEIEPEELERRMWKDRVKLRRIKERAKIAALQAAEKQKHKQTSDQARRKKMSRAQDGILKYMLKLMEVCKARGFVYGIIPEKGKPVSGSSDNLRAWWKEKVKFDKNGPAAIAKYEEECFAKGEAENKRNGNGQSSLQDLQDATLGSLLSSLMQHCDPPQRKYPLEKGVPPPWWPSGNEDWWNKLRLPEGQAPPYKKPHDLKKAWKVGVLTAVIKHMSPDISKIKRHVRQSKCLQDKMTAKESFIWLGVLSREEALIEQPSSDNEASGVIEVPPNGRRRIREAPAGSDSDYDVDGVDEGMGSVSSRDERRQQPADVEFHADIHVSNTNTNQHEQSKEPVKEPSKKKKRRAKTVPIIQEEVPSTNDPQHGAPMNTSIDMNYTEAPIHMYQTNVPQHENGPNLVLFPPEKNLEGHSHFAAPEFPPLPNVAATQSMYVGGRPMLYPAIQNALLQPGAPYTSSHNPSGGYEFPRTIPMHNLQMTPGDTGIHDTSLPGNTMQSAGEMHHFVEDTLNNQHDKPVDSHFADDLFPPWDLDHLSPFGIDDSLPNFEFLNDDEDFLPYCGA